CATATCGATCTCGTAATGCAGCTTCTCGCGGTAACGGGTTTGCTGAATTTTCAAATAGCTGCGGATGTGTTCGATCTCGTCGGCCAGCGGAATCATTTCGTTCCCCCGGCTTAAGGCGATCCTGAACAGCTTCGACAGCGATGCGACCATTTCCGCCACATCGTCCGCACCCCGCTTGCGGGAAAGCCAATGGATCGTATCCAGCGTATTGTATAAAAAATGCGGCTTGATATGTGCCTGCAGGCTTTTCAGCTCGGCCTCCCGCTTCTGCTTCTCCTGCTGCTCGGTCAGCGTCAGCAATTTATGGATCTGAACGAGCATATGGTTGAGCCCGCGGCCGAGCATTCCGATTTCATCGGTACGGCGGTCCGCGCTGCGGATGGCGAGGTCCCCGGATTCGGCTTTGCGCATCAGATCGGTCAGCTTGAGAATCGGCCTCGAGATCGAATAGGACAAATAATGGGAGGCCGCAATGCCCAGCACGCAAGCGATAAAGACGAACACGATCACATACAGGCGGATTTCCCGGATTTCCGCAACCGTTTCCTTTGCCGGAAATACGCCTACCGTCGTCCAGTCGGTAAAGGGGGATTTGCGGTAAATAAACTGCAGCTCTTCGCCGCCCACCTTTTTCAAAAACATACCCCCGCTGCCGCCGTCGTCGGAAAACCACTGCCGGGGCAGCTGATCGATCAGCGGATGGCTCGGCGAATATATTTTTTCCCCGTACTTATCGACGATCATCAAATATCCGGATTTACCGAGACGCACATCTTTGACGGTTTCCGCAATGACGCGCAGCTTCAGGTCGATCAAAACGACGCCGAGCACGCCTTGCGTGTTCGGATCGAGGATCGCGCGGACCATCGAGACGACCTCGTCCTTCTGGTAATTCGCATGGCTGGCCACGTTACGCCCTTCGGGATGGCCGATATTTTTAAAGATGCCGCGGTTGGCCACCGCTTCCGCATACCAGAACTCCTCCGTCAGCGGCCGATCCGTGCGCGCGTACATGTCGTTGCTGAAATAATCCCCGTTGCTTTTGGCGACCAAAATGCCCGCCACCTCGGGATAAAGCGACGAAATGCTCTGCAGCAGCTTGCCCATATTATAGCGGTCCAGCTCGCTGATCGGGACTTGCCCGCTCTCGGGAATCCGCGCGGACGAGCCCAAAAACTGCCTGAATTCCGGATTTGCCGAGATCAGGTAGGAAATATTTTGCATATTGCTTACGTAAAAATCAAGCGATTTATTCACTTTATCGATGAGCTGCAGCGTATTGTCGTTGACATTCCGCTCCACAACCCGCTCCACCGATAAACCGATCAAAAATCCGAGCCCGATCGACGGCAAGATGCTGATCAGCAAAAAATGAGCGATCAGCTTGTACCGGATCGGCCAATTGTTCATGTTCGGCAGTCTGAGCGGCAGCTTTAGCCTGGCCATCGTTTACGTCCCCCGTCCTCCCCGGCGATTTCAAATTCATTTGGCGTAAAATTGATCGACATTGCTTTGCGTCACGACCGTTATGCCTGTATCGACATGGGGCGGAACCGGGATTTGCTGCGATTTGTTATGGTTCAAATGGAATAAATGCATCAGCGACCAATATCCCATATTCCAGGTGCCCTGCGCCAAAGTGGCGGAGATCGCTCCTTTTTTGACCAGATCGAGAGTGCCTTTGTCGGTATCGAAGCCGATGATCTTAAGTTTTCCGGTTTTTCCCGCATCGCTGACGGCGGCGGCCACCCCCACCCCGCCGTTGGCTTCCGTTACGAATATACCCGCCAAATCCGGATACATGCCCATCAGCTTGCGCGCCGCCTGGTCGGACACGATGGAATCCCCTTGGCCGTTTTCGACGCCCACGACCTGCATGTTCGGGAATTCCGAACGGATCGTATCCGTGAAACCGGACGTTCTTTCCTTATGGTTCAGTTGACCCGGCGACGTAATGATCGCGATCTTGCCCTGCTGCTCCGTCAGCTCCGCCATCTTCCGCGCCGCCGTGACCCCCGCGCTGTAATTGTCGGTCGCGAGGAACGAATACGCCTTGCTTTTGGAAGCGCCCGAATCGAACAGGACGACCGGGATCCCCGCCTCGACCGCCTTGTTGATCGTACTCGTCAGCTCGTCGGGATTGATCGCCGTCACGGCGATGCCGGCCGGTTTTTTGGCGATAACCTGCTCCAGCACCGTAATTTCTTCGTGTACGTCGTATTGCGTGGCACCCCGGTACTCCACCGATACGTCCAACGCTTCCGCCGCATCTTCGAAGCCCTTGAGGACGTTTTTCCAATAATCGATGCCCGACTGAAATGTGACGAGGACATATTTTTCGTTATGGGTCCCCTTCAGTCCCTGGCTGGGTTCGTTCCACGCTCCAGGCGAAGCGACCCGCACGTACTCGAAATAGACATAGCTTGCAAAGCAAGCCAAAAGCAGCACATATACCATGATCAATTTGCGCATCGTGTTCCGGCGACCTCTCCTCTTACAATGTCGTTCATAACGGATTCTATGAAGTAGCCCTATTTTATAATGCAGCGACGAAGTTGGCAAGAAAGCCTTTTCATTCCCTCCTCTCGCGCAAAAAAAAAAATCGGATGTCCGGGGCATCCGATCAATTTCCGCTGCTGAACGTTTCCTTACAGCGATGTCGTTTTGTTTTGGCCTTGTGTCTTGCCGATGAAAGCCGCCGCGTTCACCGTCTTGAAAATATTGATGACGAACAGCAGAACACCGATCGCCGTCAAAGTGCCGCCTACCGCAATAATCGGCTCCGTTCCGGCCACCCCGCTCACGAGCAGAGCCAGCCCGATCATCATGATCGGCAAACCGATGTTATGCAGCCAAAAATGCGTCTTGGCCAGCTTCGTTTCTCCCGATTGCGGGTATACGCTGTAAATCAAGCCGGCCAAACAGAGCGACACCCAGCCTACCAGATTGATGTGTGCGTGAACCGAACCGTACTCCAGATGATGTGTGATGGACATGAACATGCCGAAAAACACGCCGAATACAAAATAAAGCGAAGCGATTTTAATTAACCTCGGACCCATACCGATCCCTCCGTGATAAATTTACCATCAAGATTTTATCACAGAATTGTCACAAATAGTCCTGTTTAAGTAAATTTTTATTAACTCCTGCGATTTCGATTCAAGTGAATCAACTTGTCGGGGTTCGAAACCATATAAATTGCCGCAATGCGGTCGCCCTCGATTGCGAGGGAAACGACATATACCGCTGCGCCGTTCAATGAATAAACAAAGCCGGGCAGCCCGTTGACGGTGCGGATCGACATGCGGATTTCCGGCGGCAGCTTGGCTGCGGTACCGGTGACAAAAGCGATGATCCGCTCCGGGGTGTGTATCGGGTTAAGCGCCGCTTTCACTTTGCCGCCACCGTCGGAGAGCAGAACGGCATCGCTCGTAAGCAGCTGCAGCGTGCGAGCTATGTCGCCGCGTTCGAGCGAATGTGCAAACTCGAGCAGGATATTCAGTGCCCGCTCGCTCTGGGGGCGAACCGCCGGATCGGCGTCGGGTTTCGCATTTGCCGGCATTCCGCGCCGGGCTCTGCGGTAAATTTGCCGGCAGTTCGCAGCGCTTTTGCCCATCATCTCGGCGATTTCGTCATAGCTGAAGCCGAACGCCTCCCGGAGCACAAAGACGGTCCGCTCCGCTTCGCTCAGCTGCTGCAGCATAAGCAGATAAGCGGTTTGGACCGTTTCCTTGCGGATGCAGGCATCCTCCGGGCTGCCGGCATCTTCGATCAGAGGTTCCGGCAGCCACGGGCCGATATACGTTTCCCGCCGCCGGCTCAGCTTTCGTATCCGGTCATTGCATATATTCGTAACGATCCGGCACAAAAAGGCCTTTTCGTTCCGGACCGCTTCCGCGTGGGCACCGTCCCGGCCGCTTCGTTCGCTCCAGGCCAGGAACGTTTCCTGCACGGTATCCTCGGCTTCCGTCACGCTGCCGAGCAGCCGGTATGCAATTGAAAACAACAGCGGTCTATATGTTTCATACAGCTGGTCTACTTCCATTCCTTCCTCCCCCTGCCGTATATTGCGATACCTCGCGAAGGCAAGCCTCGGCGGCGCGTTTTGCGCTTGCTGCCGCGGCGTCGGCCAGCAGCTCGCGGTGTCCCGCCCAGTCTCCCGCCACATAGAGCCCCGGCATTTCCGAAACGGCGGGGCCAGGAATCGAGGTGCGCATCGCATGCGGATGATCGTGGACGACGATCATGTTCGGCAAATATTGACGGCCCACGACCTCCTGCCGCCAGCCGGGCTGCAATAAATCGAGCGTGCGTTCGATGTCCGCTCTATCCCGCTCGGCGTCCGGCTGGGCGGCGCCGTGATATTTGAGCATGGAGACGGCAATAAGCCCGTTATCGCTTAGCTTGGAAGCCCGCGACAAATTCGTAAACAGAAACGGCGAATCGACGCCCATGACGAACTGAATGTCCGGCCGCGGAAGCTTCCGCATGACCAGGTCAAGGCAAGCCGACGTGACCGGCCGTGCCTGCTTGCGCCATATTTCCAGCACGGTGCGATCCGCGCCTTCGAAGATACGGCAGCATTCGGCAGGCGGCACCGCCAAAATGACTCCATCCGCAACCACCGTTTCACCGTCAGCGAACCGCACCGCGAACCTGCCGTTTTCCGGCGAATCGGCCAAATCCTCATACAGTCGTTCCGCTTTGCTCACCTTCAGCACGGCTTTCCCGCTCACGGCTTCGACTCTTCCGGTTGCCTCCGCCGTCTTCCGGAGGCTGTCGATCATGGTTTGCCATCCGCCGTCCACGTAAAGCACACCACCGTTCAATACGTGCTTGATCTGCCTAACCACCGGCCCGGCCAGCTGAATGTCCGGCCGGTGCGCGTAAGAAGCCGTCCGGCAAAGCGTATAGATGAGGTGCCGCGCCTGCGGCTCGCGGATGTTGCGTTCCGCCCACTCTCTCAAAGTACCGGCAGGAAGCCGGTTTTCGTCCAGTTTTTTCACTTTGGCCATGATCCGGCCGAGCTCGACCTTCCCGCGCCAGGAGAGCATCCGTGTCGCCAGCAGTGACATCGGCGATCCCGGCAGCGTGTGGATCCCGCCGTTCCAAACGCCATGGCCTGCTGAAGCGGGAACGCCGCCGGCCGGCACGATACCCAGCTCCTTAAGAATGGCGGGCAGCTCGCCGTCCCGGTAGACGGCGTGCGCACCCAAATTAAGCGCCACGCCATCCCGTACGACCGTCCCCGCCCTTCCGCCGAACGCATTCGCCTTTTCCGCGAGCAATACCCGCTTGCCCGCTCTCGCCGCATAAACGGCGGCTATCCAGCCGCCGAGTCCGCCACCAACCACAACGATATCCCTTTTGTTTCGATCCATACGAATCCCCTCCCAACGTTTTACCCTTAAGTCGTTTGGGGATTTCGATTTGTGACAAGATCGGCGAAAAAAATCGTTTAACATTCGTATCCGATCAGCCAATGCAGCCGCTGCATCTGCATCCGTGGCGAAACGGCTCTGAGCAAAACGTTTCTCACTCCGATCGCAAGCGGATTTTCCAGCTGCACCAAACGTCCCATCCGTCTGGATTGCCGAACAACCTCCGTTGTCCGCGGAATCCTTTTTGCTTCGTAAACCTGCAAAGCTTCCGGCACCTTGTGCTCTTGTAACGCACGCGCAAGAACGATCGCGTCCTCCATCGCCTGCGCGCCTCCTTGACCGAGGTTCGGCAGCATCGGGTGCGCGGCGTCGCCGAGCAAAGTAACCCGCCCGCGGGTCCACCTTGAAAGGGGCTTGCGGTCGAATATATCGTGGGCGAGGATGGCCGATTCATCGGTGGACTCGATCACCGATTCGATCGGCTCGAACCATCCTCGAAAGTGCCGGAGTGCCTCTCGTTTCCTTTCAGCCGGCGGGATATGGACTCCTTCGGGGGAATTGAGTGCGGCGAACCAAAAGGTGAGGCCTTGTCCGAGCCGGGAGCAGCCGAACCGTTTGCCGGGGCCCCACGCCTCAAAGCCTCCGCCTTCTTCCATCGAAAACCGTTCGTCCTTAAACGAACATGTACCCCGTAGCGCCACATACCCGGCATATCGCATCTTGTCGGGTCCGAAAAGTTGTTTTCGCACCGAAGAATGGATCCCGTCCGCTCCGATCAGAAAATCGCCTTCCTCCCGGGTGCCGTCCGCAAATATCGCCGCCGCTTTATTTCCGTCCTGCTCAAACGCAAGCAGCTTTTTGTTTAAACGAACGAACGTTCCCTTATCCTCCAGCTCGTTCAGCAAAATACGGTGCAAGCTGGCCCGGTGTATGAGATAACTGTGCGTCCCGTAACGCCCGGCTTGTTCGGAGACGGGCAGAGCGGTCAGCGGCTTGCCTTCCCAGGTGCGTATCTCCGCCCTGCCGACCAGCGCTCCTTCCGAGCGAATCCGCCCGGACACCCCAAGCTTATCCAGCGCTTTCATCGCGTTCGCAGCCAGAGCGATACCGGCGCCGGCCTCCGCAAACGAGCTTTTCTCCTCGAAAACGGCAACCTGCCAGCCTTCCCTTTGCAGCGCGATAGCGCAGCTCAGTCCGCCGATTCCCGCGCCGATGATGATCGCCTTTCCGGTGAAATTCGTCATATCCTTGCTCCTCGTCTGACATGATGCCTCCATTTTAGCATACGAAGATTGAAAATGGGCCGAAACTCTTTGTGAGAGCTTCGGCCCGCCACCGGCGCCGCCTAAATAAATTCGCTTTTCGTATCGAAAATTGAGGCCGGCAGCTTGTTCCACGCTTCGAACGTCGTGGTCAGCTCGTAGCGCCGTCCGCTGGCCGCGGATTCGTAGGCGCCGAACAGGACCTCGTGCACGTGAAGCTGAAGCCGTCCGTGCTGCTTAGGCTGCTGGCCGGAGCGCAGGCAGTGGACGAAGTGGCTCATGATGTCCCGCTCCGAATCCGGCGGGTCGAGCAGCCTCGGAGCATAGCAGTCGGCATAACCGCGCCATGCGACTTGCTCCGCATCCCCGATAGGCGCATGCGGAGAGTGAACGACAAGCGGGAACCCGCTGTCGTTCAGCGCAACGGTTCCTTTGCGCCCGTAGATCAGCGTATTGTTTTGCTTGATGGAGGTGCCCCACAGCGAGCGAATGACCGCATGCTGCCCTCCGGCAAATTCCACGATGAGCGTCACGTTGTCGTCTACATCGCTATGTATGCGCTTGCCCCCGTCCACGATGCGGTTCGGGATCAGCGTCCCTACCTCCGCCGTAACGCTGCGCGCCGGCCCGAGCAGCGTAATGAGGCGGCTGACCGGATAGACGAGGCAGTCGAGAACGGCACCGCCGTGCGAAATTTCGCGGTTATAATACCAGTTGTCGCGCCCCGGCCCGGGGATGTTGAGCTGCGCTTCCGCCCCGGTAATTTTGCCGATCGTTTCCTCGTTTACATAGTTCAGCGCAGTCGTGAAAGCCGGATTCAGGTCGTACGGCAGGCTCATGAAAATAAGACCCTTCTCCTCGGCCAGCTCCACCATGCTGCGGCAATCGTCGAACCGGGTCGCCATCGGCTTTTCGTTGAGCACGTGAAGTCCCCGCTCCAGCGCTGCCAGCACCACTTCGGCATGCACCGAATGGGGCGTCGTGACGACGACGGCGTCCAGCTCTTCGGCATCCATCATTTTTCGGTAATCGTCGTACCACCTCGGGACCCCATAAGTCCTTGCTTTCTTCCCGGCGTTTTCGAGGCGCCTTGCGCACGTCGCCGCAAACTCGACGTGCTCCAGCTTCGCCGCCTGATCGAAAAACCGGTTGCTGATATCTCCGCTGCCTACCATTCCCAGCTTGATCGGCTTCATTCGGATTCCTCCTCTGACGAATCGTTCCGGCTTGCATAACTTCATTATAAGCGACCGCACCCCCGCCGAAAACGCTGAATTTTTTTCGAAAATGACGCAGACAAATTGTCAGCTTCCTGTGACTTATCTGTTACCGCTCAGCGATGGAACGGCTTGCCGGAATATTTTATGTTAGCAAAGGGTTATCCGAATTCCGAACGACAGGAGGAAATTTATGAAAAAGCGAATAGTGCTGCTGGTTTTGATCTGCGCTTTGGCCGGCTGCGAGAAGATGCAAAAGAAGGAAACCGCCGAGCAAATTTTTCAGAAGTACGTCTCCTATTGGCAGCAAAGCAATTTCGATGCCATGTACGATCTGCTGAGCCCCGGCTCGAAGGAAAAGATAACGAAAGAATCGTTTGGCCAAAAATACGAAGCGATCTACAGCGGAATCGAAGCGAAGCAGCTCAAGGTCGAAAAGCT
The window above is part of the Paenibacillus hamazuiensis genome. Proteins encoded here:
- a CDS encoding cache domain-containing sensor histidine kinase, which codes for MARLKLPLRLPNMNNWPIRYKLIAHFLLISILPSIGLGFLIGLSVERVVERNVNDNTLQLIDKVNKSLDFYVSNMQNISYLISANPEFRQFLGSSARIPESGQVPISELDRYNMGKLLQSISSLYPEVAGILVAKSNGDYFSNDMYARTDRPLTEEFWYAEAVANRGIFKNIGHPEGRNVASHANYQKDEVVSMVRAILDPNTQGVLGVVLIDLKLRVIAETVKDVRLGKSGYLMIVDKYGEKIYSPSHPLIDQLPRQWFSDDGGSGGMFLKKVGGEELQFIYRKSPFTDWTTVGVFPAKETVAEIREIRLYVIVFVFIACVLGIAASHYLSYSISRPILKLTDLMRKAESGDLAIRSADRRTDEIGMLGRGLNHMLVQIHKLLTLTEQQEKQKREAELKSLQAHIKPHFLYNTLDTIHWLSRKRGADDVAEMVASLSKLFRIALSRGNEMIPLADEIEHIRSYLKIQQTRYREKLHYEIDMPGELAHLPVLKIILQPIIENAIYHGIKERRGPGHIYVQVRENEGHLEIRIEDDGRGMTADQLAELSKGLGASYARLEKQDEARAPVGYGIMNVQDRIVLSFGAPYGLSIVSEPGNGTVVTVTHPIIRVFGKEAGHEAAVESAHHG
- a CDS encoding substrate-binding domain-containing protein, with protein sequence MRKLIMVYVLLLACFASYVYFEYVRVASPGAWNEPSQGLKGTHNEKYVLVTFQSGIDYWKNVLKGFEDAAEALDVSVEYRGATQYDVHEEITVLEQVIAKKPAGIAVTAINPDELTSTINKAVEAGIPVVLFDSGASKSKAYSFLATDNYSAGVTAARKMAELTEQQGKIAIITSPGQLNHKERTSGFTDTIRSEFPNMQVVGVENGQGDSIVSDQAARKLMGMYPDLAGIFVTEANGGVGVAAAVSDAGKTGKLKIIGFDTDKGTLDLVKKGAISATLAQGTWNMGYWSLMHLFHLNHNKSQQIPVPPHVDTGITVVTQSNVDQFYAK
- a CDS encoding cytochrome-c oxidase; translation: MGPRLIKIASLYFVFGVFFGMFMSITHHLEYGSVHAHINLVGWVSLCLAGLIYSVYPQSGETKLAKTHFWLHNIGLPIMMIGLALLVSGVAGTEPIIAVGGTLTAIGVLLFVINIFKTVNAAAFIGKTQGQNKTTSL
- a CDS encoding RNA polymerase sigma-70 factor; protein product: MEVDQLYETYRPLLFSIAYRLLGSVTEAEDTVQETFLAWSERSGRDGAHAEAVRNEKAFLCRIVTNICNDRIRKLSRRRETYIGPWLPEPLIEDAGSPEDACIRKETVQTAYLLMLQQLSEAERTVFVLREAFGFSYDEIAEMMGKSAANCRQIYRRARRGMPANAKPDADPAVRPQSERALNILLEFAHSLERGDIARTLQLLTSDAVLLSDGGGKVKAALNPIHTPERIIAFVTGTAAKLPPEIRMSIRTVNGLPGFVYSLNGAAVYVVSLAIEGDRIAAIYMVSNPDKLIHLNRNRRS
- a CDS encoding FAD-dependent oxidoreductase → MDRNKRDIVVVGGGLGGWIAAVYAARAGKRVLLAEKANAFGGRAGTVVRDGVALNLGAHAVYRDGELPAILKELGIVPAGGVPASAGHGVWNGGIHTLPGSPMSLLATRMLSWRGKVELGRIMAKVKKLDENRLPAGTLREWAERNIREPQARHLIYTLCRTASYAHRPDIQLAGPVVRQIKHVLNGGVLYVDGGWQTMIDSLRKTAEATGRVEAVSGKAVLKVSKAERLYEDLADSPENGRFAVRFADGETVVADGVILAVPPAECCRIFEGADRTVLEIWRKQARPVTSACLDLVMRKLPRPDIQFVMGVDSPFLFTNLSRASKLSDNGLIAVSMLKYHGAAQPDAERDRADIERTLDLLQPGWRQEVVGRQYLPNMIVVHDHPHAMRTSIPGPAVSEMPGLYVAGDWAGHRELLADAAAASAKRAAEACLREVSQYTAGGGRNGSRPAV
- a CDS encoding FAD-dependent oxidoreductase encodes the protein MTNFTGKAIIIGAGIGGLSCAIALQREGWQVAVFEEKSSFAEAGAGIALAANAMKALDKLGVSGRIRSEGALVGRAEIRTWEGKPLTALPVSEQAGRYGTHSYLIHRASLHRILLNELEDKGTFVRLNKKLLAFEQDGNKAAAIFADGTREEGDFLIGADGIHSSVRKQLFGPDKMRYAGYVALRGTCSFKDERFSMEEGGGFEAWGPGKRFGCSRLGQGLTFWFAALNSPEGVHIPPAERKREALRHFRGWFEPIESVIESTDESAILAHDIFDRKPLSRWTRGRVTLLGDAAHPMLPNLGQGGAQAMEDAIVLARALQEHKVPEALQVYEAKRIPRTTEVVRQSRRMGRLVQLENPLAIGVRNVLLRAVSPRMQMQRLHWLIGYEC
- a CDS encoding Gfo/Idh/MocA family protein encodes the protein MKPIKLGMVGSGDISNRFFDQAAKLEHVEFAATCARRLENAGKKARTYGVPRWYDDYRKMMDAEELDAVVVTTPHSVHAEVVLAALERGLHVLNEKPMATRFDDCRSMVELAEEKGLIFMSLPYDLNPAFTTALNYVNEETIGKITGAEAQLNIPGPGRDNWYYNREISHGGAVLDCLVYPVSRLITLLGPARSVTAEVGTLIPNRIVDGGKRIHSDVDDNVTLIVEFAGGQHAVIRSLWGTSIKQNNTLIYGRKGTVALNDSGFPLVVHSPHAPIGDAEQVAWRGYADCYAPRLLDPPDSERDIMSHFVHCLRSGQQPKQHGRLQLHVHEVLFGAYESAASGRRYELTTTFEAWNKLPASIFDTKSEFI